One genomic region from Magallana gigas chromosome 3, xbMagGiga1.1, whole genome shotgun sequence encodes:
- the LOC105349125 gene encoding oxidative stress-induced growth inhibitor 2 has product MPSSTCSQYKEVVIVGNGPSAISLSVFLSGYRPYYKGGTHSNEYLNEKLQKMNPKKSIVDQDLSFLAEGLEGRSPNPVALLLDALCRPDADLGVDNPSLLEWKFEKEHAIDHVVLGKGKAGGAWQNMDGSMQTLSFANWMELPSLSFKEWQNSHHRDESHAHNGRATVADVRRYYSDFVEERGLQPYFRDQYVVTSIQKKFYTNKDVDSESGEVEPCKCRYKNHGFLWEVRGYCYLGDSEGDREEFCYCTNNVVVATGTFDIPNKLGIHGENLPYVLHSLEEVEHVLSNKKKKKSQDPVVIVGAGLSAADAVIMALKMKRPVVHVFRRGANDSQLIFKKLPAAIYPEYHTIHSMMKGKTINPLYKPYPNHSLVELKEDNHVLIQTTSGGDILSLDAFYVAILIGACPDLSFLPHDGKNLGVIPRFPIDSKHNPIHVDPYSYQCVAETGLFSMGPLVGDNFVRFGLGGSLGITNHLLLTKNKQTQ; this is encoded by the exons ATGCCGTCCAGTACATGTTCCCAGTACAAAGAAGTTGTCATTGTTG GAAATGGTCCCTCTGCCATCAGTTTATCCGTCTTCCTCTCTGGGTACCGACCCTATTATAAGGGGGGTACACACTCCAACGAGTACCTCAATGAAAAACTCCAGAAGATGAACCCAAAAAAATCCATAGTAGACCAG GATTTGTCCTTCTTAGCCGAGGGGCTTGAAGGCCGCTCCCCTAACCCAGTCGCTCTCCTTCTTGACGCCCTCTGTAGGCCAGATGCTGATCTAGGAGTAGACAACCCATCTCTCTTGGAATGGAAGTTTGAAAAGGAACATGCAATTGACCATGTGGTCTTAGGAAAAGGCAAAGCTGGTGGGGCATGGcag AACATGGATGGATCCATGCAGACACTGAGCTTTGCCAACTGGATGGAACTCCCCTCCCTAAGCTTCAAGGAGTGGCAGAATTCACACCACAG AGATGAAAGCCATGCTCacaatggaagagccactgttgCAGATGTGAGAAGATACTACAGCGATTTTGTTGAAGAACGAGGACTTCAGCCATATTTCAGGGACCAATATGTTGTTACATCCATTCAGAAAAAGTTCTATACCAACAAGGATGTTGACTCAGAAAGTGGGGAGGTAGAACCTTGTAAATGTAGGTACAAAAACCATGGCTTCCTTTGGGAGGTCAGAGGTTATTGTTACCTTGGTGATAGTGAGGGGGACAGAGAGGAGTTCTGTTATTGCACCAATAATGTGGTGGTAGCTACAGGAACATTTGACATCCCCAACAAATTGGGTATTCATGGGGAAAACTTACCTTATGTTCTACATTCTCTTGAAGAAGTGGAGCATGTTTTATCCaacaaaaagaagaagaaatccCAGGATCCAGTGGTCATTGTCGGAGCAGGACTAAGTGCAGCGGACGCTGTGATCATGGCTCTGAAAATGAAGCGGCCAGTAGTTCACGTATTTAGACGTGGAGCTAACGATTCTCAACTGATCTTCAAGAAATTACCAGCAGCAATTTATCCAGAGTATCATACTATCCATTCAATGATGAAAGGCAAAACCATTAACCCCCTGTACAAACCTTACCCAAATCACTCTTTGGTGGAGCTAAAGGAAGACAACCATGTTCTGATACAGACGACATCGGGAGGCGACATCTTGTCATTGGATGCCTTCTATGTGGCGATTTTGATTGGAGCATGCCCAGATCTGTCATTTCTTCCACACGATGGTAAAAACCTCGGTGTAATACCGCGCTTTCCCATTGACAGTAAGCATAATCCCATTCACGTGGACCCATATTCTTACCAGTGTGTCGCAGAAACCGGACTATTTTCAATGGGACCATTAGTAGGGGACAATTTCGTACGCTTTGGATTGGGTGGATCGTTAGGCATTACGAATCATTTATTGCTCACAAA
- the LOC105349126 gene encoding Bardet-Biedl syndrome 4 protein, which yields MDSKDDEIVSAPLEENDQRPPESEIQTADVPQAPAPINIPAVPKPKPKKAPELPIFERRNWLIHLHYVRKEFDVCKSIIKDQLAESGGMCEYAVYTQALVLRQEGRIQESLELFQTCTLLNPQSADNLKQVARSLFLLARHKAAIELYNEATKLSERDWEIAHNQGVCYMYLREYKMAKDCLSQALSFKRHEISYVMLGKIHLMEGNIEAAIEIYKQAVEYSPENPDMLTTLGLLYMQVGQYQRAFENLGNAMTYDPSHVKAIMSAGSMMQTHGDFDVALNKYRIAAVATPESPPLWNNIGMAFFGKKKYVAAISCLKRANYLAPFDWKILYNLGLVHLTMQQYASAFHFLSAAINLRPKMAQLFSLLAVALTHLEDTENARKAYEQAVSLEQKDPSMSLNFAIFLHNNGDKSAALKQYKEFETRYKIQRASNPNAGDQEMQEAAQKLGTILQVGENLVWNEGGQKAVSPPGNQDSDRPTTTSSVNVPPPSTPVGREPIATPIIPPYDPYDDDKGPSRMGDTPLPPPRGLTTMKTEFEFRSQNSDLDGLPAPPEGPPSYDDAMSSGHGKEEEAEEDFVHPPPT from the exons ATGGATTCCAAAGACGACGAGATCGTCAGTGCTCCTTTAGAAGAGAACGATCAAAGACCACCCGAG AGTGAAATACAAACTGCAGATGTTCCTCAAGCACCAGCTCCTATCAACATACCAGCAGTTCCTAAACCGAAGCCTAAGAAAG CACCAGAACTACCCATATTTGAGAGAAGAAACTGGTTAATTCATCTCCACTATGTAAGGAAGGAATTTGATGTTTGTAAATCTATCATAAAAGATCAGCTTGCAGAGAGTGGGGGCATGTGTGAATATGCAGTCTACACTCAAG CCTTAGTTCTGAGACAAGAAGGGAGAATCCAGGAGTCGTTGGAGCTGTTCCAGACTTGTACTTTGTTGAATCCACAGAGCGCTGACAACCTGAAACAGGTGGCTCGGTCACT ATTTCTACTTGCTAGACACAAAGCTGCCATTGAGTTATATAATGAAGCCACCAAGCTTAGTGAAAGAGACTGG GAAATAGCTCATAACCAAGGagtatgttacatgtacctcAGAGAATACAAGATG GCAAAAGATTGCCTGAGTCAGGCTCTGTCTTTCAAGCGACATGAGATCTCCTATGTGATGCTTGGCAAGATTCACTTAATGGAGGGCAACATAGAGGCGGCCATTGAAATCTATAAACAAGCTGTGGA GTATTCTCCTGAAAACCCAGATATGCTGACTACCTTGGGCCTATTGTATATGCAG GTTGGTCAGTACCAGAGAGCATTTGAAAACCTTGGAAATGCCATGACCTATGACCCCTCGCATGTCAAGGCCATCATGTCTGCCGGGAGCATGATGCAGACTCATGGAGACTTTGATGTGGCTCTGAACAAGTACAGAATAGCTGCCGTGGCAACCCCTGAGAGCCCGCCACTATGGAACAACATTGGAATGGCTTTCTTTGGCAAGAAGAAATATGTTGCT GCAATCAGCTGTCTGAAGCGAGCTAACTACTTGGCCCCTTTTGACTGGAAGATTTTGTACAACCTGGGATTAGTACATCTGACCATGCAGCAGTATGCATCAGCCTTCCATTTCCTCAGTGCTGCCATTAACCTCCGTCCCAAGATGGCCCAGTTATTCTCTCTACTGGCTG TTGCTTTAACCCATCTGGAGGACACAGAGAATGCAAGGAAGGCATATGAACAGGCTGTTAGTCTAGAACA GAAAGATCCATCAATGAGTCTCAACTTTGCGATATTTTTGCACAACAATGGGGATAAAAGTGCTGCTCTTAAACAATACAAGGAATTTGAAACCAGATACAAGATACAGAGGGCATCCAATCCTAATGCAGGGGATCAAGAG atGCAAGAGGCAGCTCAGAAGCTAGGAACTATTTTACAAGTGGGAGAAAATCTGGTATGGAATGAGGGTGGTCAGAAAGCAGTCTCACCACCAGGAAACCAAGATTCTGACCGACCCACAACCACCAGCAGTGTCAATGTCCCTCCCCCGTCCACACCTGTGGGGCGTGAACCGATAGCCACACCCATCATCCCACCCTACGATCCTTACGATGATGATAAGGGACCCAGTCGCATGGGGGATACCCCTCTCCCTCCTCCCCGAGGACTTACCACAATGAAAACTGAATTTGAATTTAGATCCCAGAACAGTGACTTGGACGGCCTCCCAGCTCCCCCTGAAGGACCTCCATCCTATGATGATGCAATGAGTTCAGGGCATGGCAAAGAGGAGGAGGCAGAAGAGGATTTTGTTCATCCTCCGCCTACATGA